The following coding sequences lie in one Agrobacterium vitis genomic window:
- a CDS encoding RrF2 family transcriptional regulator, whose protein sequence is MLTKKGKYGLKALVDLAQLGPGETAFISEIALRNNIPKKFLDTILLELRNGGILRSKKGPGGGYSLSHPASEIRIGHAIRLLDGPLAPIRCASRTAFEACDDCADPVNCQVRRSMTQVRDAIAAILDNMTLEQFVATPSLNELTQDEQQEKRATA, encoded by the coding sequence ATGCTGACGAAAAAAGGCAAATACGGTTTGAAAGCGCTGGTGGATCTGGCTCAGCTTGGACCGGGTGAAACAGCGTTCATCAGCGAGATTGCGCTCAGAAACAACATTCCGAAGAAGTTTCTCGACACCATTCTGCTCGAATTGCGCAATGGTGGCATCCTGCGGTCGAAAAAAGGCCCGGGCGGCGGTTACTCCTTGTCGCATCCCGCCAGCGAAATCCGTATTGGACACGCCATTCGCCTGCTGGATGGGCCGCTTGCGCCGATCCGTTGTGCCAGCCGCACTGCTTTTGAAGCTTGCGACGATTGCGCCGACCCGGTCAACTGTCAGGTCCGGCGGTCGATGACCCAGGTGCGGGACGCCATCGCGGCTATTCTCGATAATATGACTCTGGAACAATTCGTCGCTACGCCAAGCCTGAATGAGCTGACGCAGGATGAGCAGCAGGAAAAGCGCGCTACTGCATAA
- the ssuD gene encoding FMNH2-dependent alkanesulfonate monooxygenase — protein sequence MSKTSNAQNARPIDFLWFIPTSGDGTYLGSNDLTRPVDHGYLREIASAVDRLGYYGVLLPTGVACEESFVTAASLAAHTQKLKFLVAIRPGTASPAYYARLAVALDRVSNGRTLLNIVVGGSPSELAGDGIFVSHDERYAHADEFFTVWEDLLSKGHADLNGKYIRAEGARLGFPPVQSPRPPLYFGGSSDAGIDFAARRVDKYLTWGEPPAQVKEKVEAVRAAAARSGRDVSFGIRLHFIVRETDEEAWAAADKLISKLSDETIRETQARFAKESDSVGQRRMTELHNGRRDKLEVSPNLWAGVGLVRAGAGTALVGSPETVAERLREYQAIGIDTVIGSGYPHLEEAYRVAELLFPKLGLGRSNENDIKHSDFADSKVFAGGGHSGGFRVVSGS from the coding sequence ATGTCTAAAACGTCCAATGCGCAAAATGCGCGGCCCATCGATTTTCTCTGGTTCATCCCCACGTCGGGTGACGGCACCTATCTCGGCTCCAACGATCTGACCCGCCCGGTCGATCACGGCTATCTGCGTGAGATAGCCAGCGCTGTCGACCGGCTCGGCTATTACGGCGTATTGCTGCCAACCGGGGTCGCCTGTGAGGAATCCTTCGTCACGGCGGCGTCGTTGGCCGCCCATACGCAGAAACTGAAATTTCTGGTCGCCATTCGCCCTGGCACGGCGTCGCCCGCCTATTACGCGCGGTTGGCGGTCGCCCTGGACCGGGTCTCGAACGGCCGCACGCTGCTGAATATCGTTGTCGGCGGCAGCCCTTCGGAATTGGCGGGTGACGGTATTTTCGTCTCCCATGACGAACGCTATGCCCATGCCGACGAGTTTTTCACCGTCTGGGAAGATCTTCTGAGCAAGGGCCATGCCGACCTGAATGGCAAATATATTCGCGCCGAAGGTGCGCGCCTAGGCTTCCCGCCGGTGCAATCGCCACGTCCGCCGCTCTATTTCGGCGGCTCGTCGGACGCCGGGATCGACTTTGCCGCCCGTCGCGTCGACAAATACCTGACCTGGGGCGAGCCGCCAGCGCAGGTCAAGGAAAAGGTGGAGGCTGTGCGCGCTGCCGCTGCCCGCAGCGGGCGGGATGTCTCCTTTGGCATCCGTCTGCACTTCATCGTCCGTGAAACCGACGAAGAGGCCTGGGCCGCCGCAGACAAGCTAATCTCGAAACTGTCGGATGAAACCATCCGCGAAACCCAGGCCCGCTTTGCCAAGGAATCCGATTCTGTCGGCCAACGCCGCATGACCGAATTGCATAATGGCCGCCGCGACAAACTCGAAGTCTCGCCCAATCTGTGGGCCGGGGTGGGGCTGGTGCGGGCAGGGGCCGGTACGGCCCTGGTTGGTTCGCCGGAAACGGTGGCGGAGCGCCTGCGGGAATATCAGGCCATCGGCATTGATACGGTGATCGGCTCCGGCTATCCGCATCTGGAGGAAGCCTACCGTGTGGCGGAACTGCTGTTTCCGAAGCTTGGTCTGGGCAGGTCGAATGAAAACGACATTAAGCACAGCGACTTCGCCGATTCGAAAGTCTTTGCCGGCGGAGGCCATTCCGGTGGTTTCCGGGTCGTTTCCGGCTCCTGA
- a CDS encoding aliphatic sulfonate ABC transporter substrate-binding protein produces MINRRQTLGLLGAASTILALPAIRTAQAATTTLRIGWQKNGVLALAKRTGALEKRLAARGVTVTWAEFTSGPPLLEALGAGALDFGPTGDVPPLFAQAAGGNLLYVGTYKGAPSGTALLVHKDSPIQSIADLKGKKLAFKRGSSAHNFVVKALKTAGLTPSDVKAADLSPADAGAAFKSGNVDAWAIWDPYFAVAETDPNARVLTTASGIVDSWSFYFGNGDFTSKNPEVITDVIDELRKTGVWAQSHLDETITALSEITGVPRDTTKTVLTRPGADLGSVSTLNDEAIAYQQALADEFHALQILPKPLKIAEIVWRPKAS; encoded by the coding sequence ATGATCAACCGCAGACAGACCCTTGGCTTGCTTGGCGCTGCCAGCACCATTCTCGCCTTGCCGGCAATCCGTACCGCCCAGGCGGCAACCACGACATTGCGGATCGGTTGGCAGAAGAATGGAGTGCTGGCGCTGGCCAAGCGCACAGGCGCGCTGGAAAAGCGTCTGGCTGCACGCGGCGTCACTGTGACCTGGGCTGAATTTACCTCAGGCCCGCCGCTTCTGGAAGCGCTGGGTGCCGGTGCGCTCGATTTCGGTCCGACAGGCGATGTGCCACCACTGTTTGCTCAGGCGGCGGGCGGCAATCTTCTTTATGTCGGCACGTACAAGGGAGCACCCTCCGGCACGGCATTGCTTGTCCATAAGGATTCGCCGATCCAGTCGATTGCCGATCTCAAGGGAAAGAAGCTTGCCTTCAAGCGCGGCTCGAGCGCCCACAATTTCGTGGTCAAGGCGCTGAAAACGGCCGGATTGACGCCATCAGATGTCAAGGCTGCGGATCTGTCGCCTGCCGATGCGGGGGCGGCATTCAAATCCGGAAATGTCGATGCCTGGGCAATCTGGGACCCCTATTTTGCGGTGGCCGAGACCGATCCTAATGCCAGGGTGCTGACGACCGCCAGCGGTATTGTCGACAGCTGGAGCTTTTATTTCGGCAATGGTGATTTCACCAGTAAAAACCCGGAGGTGATCACCGATGTGATCGATGAATTGCGCAAGACCGGCGTTTGGGCGCAGAGCCATCTGGATGAGACGATCACCGCGCTTTCGGAAATCACTGGCGTGCCGCGCGACACGACAAAGACCGTGCTGACCCGGCCCGGCGCCGATCTCGGTAGCGTTTCTACCCTGAACGATGAAGCCATCGCCTATCAGCAGGCCTTGGCCGACGAGTTTCACGCCCTGCAAATTCTGCCGAAGCCTTTGAAGATCGCCGAGATCGTCTGGCGCCCGAAGGCCAGCTGA
- a CDS encoding aliphatic sulfonate ABC transporter substrate-binding protein yields the protein MTELTRRLLMTGALGSLAFSLTLGAAFRARAEGLGTLKIGYQKTGLPVIARQQGVIEAALKSQGTSVSWVEFAAGPPLVEALNVGSVHVGWTGDAPPIFGQASGAAIVYAAALPPNGKGEGIVVKASSGIKDLAGLKGRKVAVGKGTSAHNLVVVALEKAGIGFDEITPVYLGPADAAAAFASDKVDAWAVWDPFLAIAETRYDLVTLARSSDVLDVKTYFLANRDFAASHPDTLATVLKALTVAAEWSANNRNQLAAALHDITGVPLNAQTLAANRAEFGIFKITDEIVATQQETADRFFRLGLIPKKINIKDAVWVAPTN from the coding sequence ATGACAGAATTGACCCGCCGCCTGTTAATGACAGGTGCCCTTGGCTCCCTCGCCTTCTCCCTGACGCTTGGCGCTGCATTTCGCGCTCGGGCCGAAGGACTGGGTACCTTGAAAATCGGCTACCAGAAAACAGGTCTGCCCGTCATCGCACGCCAGCAGGGCGTGATCGAAGCCGCTCTCAAATCGCAGGGGACCTCGGTATCCTGGGTGGAGTTCGCCGCCGGGCCGCCGCTGGTCGAGGCCTTGAATGTCGGCTCCGTCCATGTCGGTTGGACAGGAGATGCGCCGCCAATTTTCGGTCAGGCATCCGGTGCAGCCATTGTCTATGCTGCGGCGCTGCCACCAAATGGCAAGGGCGAAGGCATCGTCGTCAAGGCCAGTTCCGGCATCAAGGATCTGGCCGGTCTCAAAGGCCGCAAGGTCGCGGTCGGAAAAGGCACCAGCGCCCATAACCTCGTCGTGGTTGCCCTGGAAAAGGCCGGGATCGGCTTTGACGAGATCACCCCGGTCTATCTGGGTCCTGCTGATGCGGCGGCAGCCTTTGCCAGCGACAAGGTGGACGCCTGGGCCGTCTGGGACCCGTTCCTGGCGATTGCCGAGACCCGATATGATCTGGTGACGCTCGCCCGCTCCAGCGACGTGCTTGACGTCAAAACCTATTTTCTCGCCAATCGCGACTTTGCAGCAAGCCATCCCGACACATTGGCGACCGTATTGAAGGCGCTCACTGTTGCAGCGGAATGGTCCGCCAACAATCGCAATCAATTGGCCGCCGCCCTGCATGACATTACCGGCGTGCCGCTCAATGCTCAGACTTTGGCTGCCAACCGGGCTGAGTTCGGCATTTTCAAGATTACCGACGAGATCGTCGCGACCCAGCAAGAGACGGCAGACCGTTTCTTCCGGCTCGGCCTGATCCCGAAGAAAATCAACATCAAAGACGCTGTGTGGGTTGCGCCAACCAACTGA
- a CDS encoding ABC transporter permease subunit → MQNSNIRQDAGHAPSLGLAWFGAGLSRLAGNSIGWALPLLILIAWEASSRAGLLQQNVLPAPSAVAEAFWRLTLSGELPNNIGVSTVRALAGFAIGGGIGFALGLLNGLSALSRGITDTTLQMVRNIPHLALIPLVILWFGIDEEAKLFLVALGVFFPIYVNTLLGIQSVDPQLVEMGRLYGMKPSRLFRKVILPGALPAIFAGLRYGLGIMWLTLIVAETIAASSGLGYMAMQAREFLLIDVVVLSILIYALLGKLADLLARFLERVFLQWHPAYQTAR, encoded by the coding sequence ATGCAGAATTCAAACATCAGACAAGATGCCGGACATGCACCCTCGCTGGGACTTGCATGGTTCGGGGCTGGCCTTTCACGGCTAGCTGGCAACAGCATCGGCTGGGCGTTGCCTTTGCTGATCCTGATTGCCTGGGAAGCATCGTCGCGCGCTGGATTGTTGCAGCAAAACGTGCTGCCAGCACCGTCTGCCGTCGCAGAAGCCTTCTGGCGGCTGACATTATCGGGGGAGTTGCCAAACAATATCGGCGTCAGCACCGTACGGGCGTTGGCCGGTTTTGCCATTGGTGGCGGCATTGGTTTCGCACTCGGTCTGCTCAACGGCCTGTCGGCCCTTAGCCGCGGCATTACCGATACGACCTTGCAGATGGTGCGCAATATTCCCCATCTGGCACTGATCCCGCTGGTCATCCTGTGGTTTGGCATCGATGAGGAGGCCAAGCTCTTTCTTGTCGCGCTTGGCGTGTTTTTCCCGATCTATGTCAACACCTTGCTGGGTATCCAGAGCGTCGATCCGCAACTGGTGGAAATGGGCCGTCTCTACGGCATGAAGCCTTCCCGGCTGTTTCGCAAGGTGATCTTGCCGGGCGCCCTGCCCGCGATCTTTGCCGGACTGCGCTATGGTCTTGGCATCATGTGGCTGACGCTGATCGTCGCGGAAACCATCGCCGCCTCTTCCGGCCTCGGTTACATGGCCATGCAGGCGCGTGAGTTCCTGCTGATCGACGTGGTTGTTCTTTCCATTCTCATCTATGCGCTGCTCGGCAAACTGGCGGATCTGCTTGCCCGTTTCCTGGAGCGCGTGTTCCTGCAATGGCATCCGGCCTACCAGACAGCGAGGTAA
- a CDS encoding ATP-binding cassette domain-containing protein yields MTATTVTRLRPVQEAHPATRQEQASQPVLASARPAFSFRNVRKSFGTQTVLDGINLDVAEGEFLAIIGKSGCGKSTLLRLLAGLDKPSAGELVHHADKSDAARVRMMFQEPRLLPWAKIDDNVAVGLTGIAKGKEALSAARALLEEVGLGARASEWPSVLSGGQKQRVALARALAAHPHILALDEPLGALDALTRIEMQQLLERIWQKQRFTAVLVTHDVSEAVALADRIVVIDAGRIALDLKVALPRPRRHATAECAAIEAQILEKLLGDAAPA; encoded by the coding sequence ATGACCGCAACAACAGTAACGCGGCTTCGGCCAGTTCAGGAAGCACATCCTGCAACAAGACAGGAACAGGCATCCCAACCGGTGCTAGCCAGCGCCCGCCCGGCGTTTTCCTTCCGCAATGTCCGAAAGAGTTTCGGGACACAGACTGTACTGGATGGCATAAACCTCGATGTCGCAGAAGGAGAGTTTCTGGCGATCATCGGCAAGAGCGGCTGCGGCAAAAGCACCCTGCTGCGGTTGCTGGCTGGGCTGGACAAGCCAAGTGCCGGCGAACTTGTCCATCATGCCGACAAGAGCGATGCTGCCCGGGTTCGAATGATGTTTCAGGAACCGCGTCTTCTTCCCTGGGCAAAGATCGACGACAATGTCGCCGTCGGACTGACCGGAATTGCCAAGGGCAAGGAAGCGCTTTCGGCGGCCCGCGCCCTGTTGGAAGAGGTCGGCCTTGGCGCACGGGCCAGCGAATGGCCCTCCGTTCTCTCAGGCGGCCAGAAACAGCGCGTCGCGCTGGCCCGCGCCTTGGCGGCGCATCCGCATATCCTGGCCCTTGATGAACCACTGGGCGCGCTCGATGCGCTGACCCGGATCGAAATGCAGCAATTGCTGGAACGAATCTGGCAAAAGCAACGGTTCACGGCGGTACTGGTCACCCATGACGTGTCTGAGGCCGTCGCCCTCGCTGATCGGATCGTCGTCATCGACGCCGGACGTATCGCGCTTGATCTCAAGGTTGCATTGCCACGCCCACGGCGGCACGCCACGGCGGAATGCGCAGCAATCGAAGCACAGATATTGGAGAAACTGCTGGGAGACGCGGCCCCCGCATAA
- a CDS encoding FAD/NAD(P)-binding protein, giving the protein MLQFISGVSHLGAYQAKSSISTARKTVVIVGGGFAGASVARFLAERQDEDLQILVFEPRAALGAGLAYDTEDPALRLNVEANRMIADAREPLAFAEWLRQSGALADDPDAQVECTGSDATQVFARREAFGRFMAERMAPYLEEGRIQHIRETVESVTRIGSRWLVTGNLGAWIEADIVVMAATHPAPKAPRALQSALQGHPRFLTNPVAGQSLCGVRATDRILVVGMGLTAADIVASLSARGHRGEITAFSRRGMSSRGHTLQPQDWSCSFSEDDCRSVRSLIRAVRRAVSDAQAHGVTWHAVTDALRKQGQTIWARLNTTERKRLLRHARRLWDVHRYRLPPQTQAIWQQRLAEGSLTLASGRMIKIERGIETIAIDLVVASTGLVERKLFDWVVLATGPDHASVLKSQSMLLTLESTGHLQADAYGLGIACDETGRAIAIGGRPQADMFIAGPLARGTFGELMGVPEVSRQAELVADRIANAVLVSRSATA; this is encoded by the coding sequence ATGCTCCAGTTTATTTCAGGGGTTTCTCACTTGGGGGCTTACCAAGCGAAAAGCAGCATTTCGACTGCCCGCAAGACAGTCGTTATTGTCGGTGGAGGGTTTGCCGGCGCTTCGGTAGCGCGGTTTCTGGCGGAGCGGCAGGACGAGGATCTGCAAATTCTGGTATTTGAGCCGAGAGCCGCGCTGGGGGCTGGTCTTGCCTATGATACGGAAGATCCGGCACTTCGTCTCAATGTTGAAGCAAACCGGATGATAGCCGATGCTAGGGAGCCACTCGCCTTTGCCGAGTGGTTACGGCAATCTGGCGCGCTTGCGGACGATCCTGACGCGCAGGTCGAATGCACAGGCAGTGATGCCACGCAGGTGTTTGCCCGCCGTGAAGCCTTCGGTCGTTTCATGGCGGAGCGGATGGCGCCTTATCTTGAAGAGGGTAGGATTCAGCACATCCGGGAGACGGTGGAAAGCGTGACCCGGATCGGGAGCCGCTGGTTGGTGACCGGCAATTTGGGTGCCTGGATCGAGGCCGATATCGTCGTCATGGCGGCTACCCACCCGGCTCCAAAGGCACCGCGGGCATTGCAATCAGCCCTGCAAGGTCATCCACGCTTCCTTACCAATCCCGTCGCGGGCCAGAGCCTTTGCGGTGTCCGTGCGACGGATCGGATTCTGGTGGTCGGCATGGGCCTGACGGCAGCGGATATTGTCGCCAGTTTAAGCGCTCGCGGCCATCGCGGCGAGATCACCGCCTTTTCAAGGCGCGGCATGTCGTCCCGCGGCCATACTCTTCAGCCCCAGGATTGGTCTTGCTCGTTCAGCGAGGATGATTGTCGCTCGGTAAGGTCGTTGATACGTGCCGTGCGGCGTGCGGTGTCCGATGCGCAGGCCCATGGCGTCACCTGGCATGCGGTGACCGATGCCCTGCGCAAACAGGGCCAGACCATTTGGGCGCGTCTCAATACGACGGAACGAAAACGGCTGTTGCGCCACGCCCGCCGTCTTTGGGACGTGCATCGCTACCGGCTGCCACCCCAGACACAAGCCATTTGGCAGCAGCGGTTGGCTGAAGGCAGTCTGACGCTTGCCTCAGGCCGGATGATCAAGATCGAGCGGGGTATCGAGACCATCGCCATTGATCTCGTGGTCGCCTCCACCGGGCTGGTGGAGCGGAAATTGTTCGACTGGGTGGTGCTGGCAACAGGCCCCGATCATGCCAGTGTCCTAAAATCGCAGTCGATGTTGTTGACGCTGGAAAGCACGGGCCACCTCCAGGCCGATGCTTATGGGCTCGGTATCGCCTGTGATGAGACCGGTCGGGCCATTGCTATCGGTGGGCGACCGCAAGCGGATATGTTTATCGCAGGCCCGCTGGCACGCGGTACGTTTGGCGAGCTTATGGGCGTCCCGGAAGTCTCCCGCCAGGCCGAACTGGTGGCAGATCGTATCGCCAATGCCGTCTTGGTTAGCCGCAGCGCTACTGCATAA
- a CDS encoding SHOCT domain-containing protein, producing the protein MPTLSDEGQARLSDIATRHGVSFGAVEHLLMALMAGNGYQAQFNHPDLGGMGQWSQGGMTMVGDMFNNGLKARVDNLCSDIATLLQTSDLHRPASGYASSSQSQSQGNGGFGSFSSGVSLFVPGSLSAANWWPADLGFPASTGAQNNLRYAFFPSSRRLAIDIGGRTTVYDTRDHQIGGFSQQQGGDQTLSFTSQYGLVRISELEVVSPGATASVTNVVGEAATAPLAPVMPPVATVFDDPEPAREPLASEIQAFSAGTSPVPLAAPPAASDDEIFAKIEKLAALHGRGILTDKEYQDKKADLLSRL; encoded by the coding sequence ATGCCGACACTGAGTGACGAGGGCCAAGCGCGTCTGAGCGACATTGCCACCCGCCATGGGGTCAGCTTCGGGGCGGTCGAACATTTGCTGATGGCGCTGATGGCTGGCAACGGCTATCAGGCCCAGTTCAACCACCCGGATCTCGGTGGCATGGGGCAATGGTCGCAAGGTGGCATGACCATGGTTGGCGACATGTTCAACAATGGGCTGAAGGCCCGGGTTGATAATCTTTGCTCGGATATCGCCACGCTGCTGCAAACCAGCGATCTGCACCGCCCTGCATCCGGCTATGCATCATCGTCGCAATCACAGTCGCAGGGAAATGGCGGGTTCGGTAGTTTTTCGAGTGGTGTCAGTCTCTTCGTCCCCGGCAGTCTTTCAGCCGCAAATTGGTGGCCAGCCGATCTCGGCTTTCCGGCCTCGACCGGTGCTCAGAACAATTTGCGTTATGCGTTTTTTCCATCAAGCCGCAGACTGGCGATCGATATTGGCGGGCGCACGACAGTCTACGATACCAGAGACCACCAGATCGGCGGATTTTCCCAGCAACAGGGCGGCGACCAGACGCTGAGCTTCACCTCCCAATACGGTTTGGTGCGGATATCAGAGCTTGAAGTCGTGTCTCCCGGTGCGACTGCGTCCGTTACGAATGTGGTCGGCGAGGCCGCGACTGCGCCCCTCGCGCCAGTCATGCCACCCGTCGCCACTGTTTTTGACGATCCCGAGCCAGCGCGTGAGCCTTTGGCGTCGGAAATCCAGGCATTTTCGGCAGGGACTTCTCCCGTGCCTCTAGCCGCTCCCCCGGCAGCCAGTGACGATGAGATCTTTGCCAAGATCGAGAAACTCGCCGCCCTGCATGGCCGCGGCATCCTGACCGACAAGGAATATCAAGACAAAAAGGCCGATCTTCTGTCGCGTCTCTGA
- a CDS encoding OsmC family protein, producing the protein MKIEKYGSAQWSGGLKDGKGKVSTQSGALDAYPYGFNTRFEGVTGSNPEELIGAAHAACFTMALSMMLGEAGLTAESLETKANVTLEKQEAGFAITAIELVLKGKVPGADEARFTEIANQAKAGCPVSKALAAVPISLSVTLG; encoded by the coding sequence ATGAAGATCGAAAAATACGGTTCGGCCCAGTGGTCAGGTGGTTTGAAAGACGGCAAAGGCAAGGTTTCGACGCAGAGCGGCGCCTTGGATGCCTATCCTTACGGCTTCAACACCCGCTTTGAAGGCGTCACCGGCAGCAACCCGGAAGAACTGATCGGAGCTGCCCACGCGGCCTGCTTCACCATGGCCTTGTCGATGATGCTGGGCGAGGCTGGACTAACCGCCGAAAGCCTAGAAACCAAGGCCAATGTGACCCTGGAAAAGCAGGAGGCCGGTTTTGCCATCACGGCCATCGAGCTTGTCCTGAAGGGTAAAGTCCCCGGTGCCGATGAAGCCCGGTTTACGGAAATTGCCAATCAGGCCAAGGCTGGATGCCCGGTTTCCAAGGCTCTGGCTGCCGTGCCGATCAGCCTCAGCGTTACCCTGGGATAA
- the treY gene encoding malto-oligosyltrehalose synthase, with amino-acid sequence MTIPTATYRLQFRNGITFDHAIDLIAHLKSMSISHLYASPIFTATRGSTHGYDVVDANEIDPAIGGKAGFERMCAALAKADIGLILDIVPNHMAASVENAWWYDVLRNGSRSAYAGHFDIDWSRKLTLPVLGKTLEEALGDGELTVIRDDNADRFSLAYFETHIPLSDESIAQALVSENSDRATLAEVLASPEKIRALLDAQHWQLQHWKQAAESLSYRRFFEVTGLVGVCVEKPQVFEDSHRLILDLVRSGQVQGLRIDHVDGLADPAGYLDRLREAAGPQTYITVEKILGAGEVIAPSWPVSGTTGYEFITALSHLYIDGEGLERLQQAYNDTDAGAADYVKGLRDAKTRMVQRNFKGEVTRLVALSQSIGTSHGEDELRKAIQELLIAFPVYRTYGYRGGLDTQDKIVLEQVVAQARLWGVDEGALGVIERLLLGGFEAEAADEFRTRFQQLSGPVMAKALEDTLFYRYNRLVAANEVGGEPAHPPGGVRAFHAAMIERLQTQPHGLTASSTHDTKRGEDARARLYTLSEGADAWIDGVSRWRQMHRGNLTSLPDGPAPDPNVEWMLYQALAGIWLEPTEATDPAALADRFLAYTEKALREAKVRTDWAEPNEAFEQAVRTYAEQLVSPKNQSFLTDFSDTLQPFMAAGEVNSLSQTLIKLTAPGVPDIYQGTEGKDDSLVDPDNRRIIDYQALAAEMRALVNERPVSFIQRKQRLIREVLALRSRHASLFNDGDYVPLEVTGHARDNVIAFARVRGNDIALTIAPRLVFGRIDPETVRVAAAFWADTMIVCPEGVQGPLHDILSGRSFNRDQMLVSKLLEGDDIALLVTSSLTALNIQG; translated from the coding sequence ATGACCATCCCAACAGCGACCTACCGCCTGCAATTTCGAAACGGCATAACATTCGATCATGCGATCGACCTTATTGCGCATTTGAAATCGATGAGCATCAGCCATCTCTATGCATCGCCGATCTTCACGGCCACCCGTGGCTCCACCCACGGTTATGATGTAGTGGACGCCAACGAGATTGACCCGGCCATCGGTGGGAAAGCCGGTTTCGAGCGGATGTGCGCGGCGCTTGCAAAGGCGGATATTGGCCTGATCCTCGATATCGTTCCCAACCATATGGCGGCCTCAGTCGAAAATGCCTGGTGGTACGATGTGCTGCGCAATGGCAGCCGCAGCGCCTATGCCGGGCATTTCGATATTGACTGGAGCCGGAAGCTGACCTTGCCGGTGCTTGGCAAGACCCTTGAGGAGGCCCTTGGCGATGGTGAGTTGACTGTCATACGGGATGACAACGCTGACCGGTTTAGCCTTGCCTATTTCGAGACGCATATTCCCTTGAGCGATGAAAGCATTGCGCAGGCGCTTGTCTCTGAAAACAGCGACCGGGCGACCTTGGCCGAGGTGCTCGCGTCGCCTGAAAAAATCAGGGCTTTACTTGATGCCCAGCATTGGCAGCTTCAACATTGGAAACAGGCTGCCGAAAGCCTGAGCTATCGCCGCTTTTTCGAAGTCACCGGCCTGGTGGGTGTCTGCGTGGAAAAACCGCAGGTGTTTGAAGACAGCCACCGGCTGATCCTCGATCTGGTGCGCTCGGGGCAGGTTCAGGGATTGCGGATCGATCACGTCGACGGGCTGGCTGACCCGGCGGGATATCTCGACCGCCTGCGCGAGGCGGCGGGACCGCAGACTTATATCACCGTCGAGAAAATTCTGGGGGCAGGCGAGGTGATTGCGCCGAGCTGGCCGGTGTCCGGCACGACTGGGTACGAATTCATTACTGCTCTGTCGCACCTCTACATCGATGGCGAGGGGCTGGAGCGCCTTCAGCAGGCCTATAACGACACCGACGCCGGCGCTGCGGACTATGTCAAAGGCCTGCGGGACGCCAAGACCCGGATGGTTCAACGCAATTTCAAGGGCGAAGTCACCCGATTGGTGGCGCTGTCGCAATCGATTGGCACCAGCCACGGCGAGGACGAGTTGCGCAAGGCGATACAGGAATTGCTGATCGCTTTTCCTGTTTACCGGACCTATGGCTATCGCGGCGGTCTCGATACGCAGGACAAAATCGTCCTGGAACAGGTCGTTGCGCAGGCTCGGCTCTGGGGCGTGGACGAGGGTGCGCTTGGCGTTATTGAGCGCCTGTTGCTCGGCGGGTTCGAGGCGGAGGCGGCAGATGAGTTCCGCACCCGTTTCCAGCAGTTGAGCGGTCCTGTCATGGCTAAGGCCTTGGAAGATACGCTCTTCTACCGCTACAACCGCCTGGTTGCCGCAAACGAGGTTGGTGGTGAACCAGCCCATCCGCCGGGTGGTGTCCGCGCCTTCCACGCAGCGATGATCGAGCGCTTGCAGACCCAGCCGCATGGTCTCACTGCAAGCTCGACCCATGATACCAAGCGTGGCGAGGATGCGCGCGCCCGTCTCTACACCCTGTCGGAAGGGGCGGATGCCTGGATCGACGGTGTGAGCCGCTGGCGCCAGATGCATCGCGGCAATCTCACCTCTCTACCAGATGGTCCCGCGCCCGATCCGAATGTGGAGTGGATGCTGTACCAGGCTTTGGCGGGGATCTGGCTTGAGCCGACCGAAGCTACCGATCCTGCCGCGCTGGCCGACCGTTTTCTGGCCTATACTGAAAAAGCGCTTCGGGAGGCCAAGGTGCGAACGGACTGGGCCGAGCCAAACGAGGCTTTCGAACAGGCGGTTCGGACCTATGCCGAACAACTGGTGTCGCCAAAAAACCAAAGCTTCCTGACGGATTTCAGCGATACGCTTCAGCCCTTCATGGCGGCGGGCGAGGTCAATAGCCTTTCCCAGACGCTGATCAAGCTCACCGCGCCGGGTGTGCCGGATATTTACCAGGGAACCGAGGGCAAAGACGACAGTCTGGTCGATCCGGACAATCGTCGCATCATCGATTATCAGGCGCTGGCAGCCGAGATGCGTGCGCTCGTAAATGAGCGCCCCGTCTCTTTCATTCAGCGCAAGCAAAGGCTGATCCGAGAGGTGCTTGCCCTTCGCAGCCGCCATGCCAGCCTGTTCAATGATGGTGATTACGTGCCGTTGGAGGTCACTGGTCATGCCCGGGATAACGTCATCGCTTTCGCTCGGGTACGGGGCAATGATATCGCGTTGACCATCGCGCCAAGATTGGTGTTTGGCCGGATCGATCCTGAGACGGTACGGGTTGCCGCAGCGTTCTGGGCGGATACCATGATTGTTTGCCCTGAGGGCGTACAGGGGCCGTTGCACGATATTCTGTCAGGCCGGTCGTTCAATCGTGACCAGATGCTGGTTTCGAAATTGCTCGAAGGTGACGATATCGCCCTGCTGGTGACGTCTTCACTCACTGCACTCAACATTCAGGGGTAA